One region of Cobetia sp. cqz5-12 genomic DNA includes:
- a CDS encoding UDP-N-acetylmuramoyl-L-alanyl-D-glutamate--2,6-diaminopimelate ligase translates to MTSPHDSRRLGEFLARPLATATDMLAALLALWPGALNDDCRARLAARDDWHLTIDSRNAAQGSLFIAIPGIASDGRDYIAAALEGGAELVLAERPADEDARLALHSDDARVVWLENLGEQLGELGRQAFRVPESLTLVGVTGTNGKSSVTHYIAELAEAMGTPAGMIGTLGIGRPGALVAGERTTPDALAVQAALKGLSLVGAELIAMEVSSHALDQGRVNGCRFTVAGYTNLSRDHLDYHGSMAAYAAAKAKLFKRPELKLAVLNADDALARLMLAGMQRGVRVLAMGRDEVATLRVLDVFPEPLGQVAVIATPDGERELGLNLMGRFNLDNALLAMLILHGLDYSFEGLFAAAPRLTPVPGRMQRLSRDGAPVVVVDYAHTPEAVETALTALRAHLPARDDARLWCVLGCGGDRDSGKRPLMATAAEQGADRVVITDDNPRTEDAAAIRQQMMTGIHARERVLDIAERGEAIAQVIRDAGEHDVILIAGKGHEDYQEIDGQRLPFSDVAHAIAALERRELSMLEGQERDA, encoded by the coding sequence ATGACTTCACCGCACGATTCCAGGCGCCTGGGCGAGTTTCTGGCGCGCCCGTTGGCCACGGCGACAGACATGCTGGCAGCATTGCTGGCGCTGTGGCCAGGCGCCCTCAATGACGATTGCCGTGCACGGCTTGCCGCGCGCGATGACTGGCACCTGACGATCGACAGTCGCAATGCCGCGCAGGGCTCCCTCTTCATTGCCATTCCCGGCATCGCCAGTGATGGCCGCGACTATATCGCCGCGGCGCTCGAGGGCGGGGCCGAGCTGGTGCTGGCCGAAAGACCCGCCGACGAGGATGCACGTCTGGCACTGCATTCAGACGATGCCAGAGTCGTCTGGCTCGAGAATCTGGGCGAGCAGCTCGGTGAGCTGGGGCGCCAGGCCTTCCGCGTGCCCGAGTCGCTGACGCTGGTCGGGGTCACGGGCACCAATGGCAAGTCTTCCGTCACTCATTACATCGCCGAGCTGGCCGAAGCGATGGGCACGCCCGCCGGCATGATCGGCACGCTCGGCATCGGGCGCCCCGGCGCCCTGGTGGCAGGCGAGCGCACCACGCCCGACGCCCTGGCCGTGCAGGCGGCGCTCAAGGGCCTGAGCCTTGTTGGTGCCGAGCTGATCGCGATGGAGGTCTCTTCCCATGCGCTGGACCAAGGGCGCGTCAATGGCTGCCGTTTCACCGTCGCGGGCTATACCAACCTTTCGCGAGACCACCTCGATTATCACGGCAGCATGGCGGCCTATGCGGCGGCCAAGGCGAAGCTGTTCAAGCGTCCCGAACTCAAGCTTGCGGTGCTCAATGCCGATGATGCGCTGGCGCGTCTGATGCTGGCCGGCATGCAGCGCGGCGTGCGCGTGCTGGCGATGGGGCGTGATGAGGTCGCGACCCTGCGCGTGCTGGATGTCTTCCCCGAGCCGCTGGGTCAGGTCGCCGTGATCGCGACGCCGGATGGCGAGCGTGAGCTGGGCCTCAATCTGATGGGGCGCTTCAATCTCGACAATGCCTTGCTGGCAATGCTGATCCTGCATGGCCTCGACTATTCGTTCGAGGGGCTGTTCGCCGCCGCGCCGCGTCTGACGCCGGTGCCGGGTCGCATGCAGCGTCTGAGCCGTGATGGCGCGCCGGTGGTGGTGGTGGACTATGCCCACACGCCGGAGGCCGTCGAGACAGCGCTGACCGCGCTGCGTGCCCACCTGCCGGCACGGGATGATGCGCGCCTGTGGTGTGTGCTCGGCTGTGGTGGCGATCGCGACAGCGGCAAGCGCCCGCTGATGGCCACGGCCGCCGAACAGGGTGCCGACCGTGTCGTGATCACCGATGACAATCCGCGTACCGAGGATGCGGCTGCCATCCGTCAGCAGATGATGACTGGCATCCATGCCCGCGAGCGTGTGCTGGATATCGCCGAGCGTGGTGAGGCCATTGCCCAGGTCATCCGCGATGCCGGCGAGCATGATGTCATCCTGATCGCTGGCAAGGGGCACGAGGATTATCAGGAAATCGACGGTCAGCGACTGCCGTTTTCCGATGTGGCCCATGCGATCGCGGCACTGGAGCGTCGCGAGCTCTCGATGCTGGAAGGTCAGGAGCGTGACGCATGA